In Cherax quadricarinatus isolate ZL_2023a chromosome 5, ASM3850222v1, whole genome shotgun sequence, the genomic window gtaacacacccagTAACATCCAGTAACACACCTAGTAAAATACCCAGTAACACACCTAGTAACTCTCCCAGTAACACACCCAGTAATACCTAGTAAAACACCCTGtaacacccagtaacacacccagTAACGcacccagtaacacacccagtaacacacccagtaacacacccagtaacacccagtaacacacccagcaacacccagtaacacacccagtagcactcagtaacacacccagtaacacacccagTAACACAGACCAGTAACACAgaccagtaacactcccagtaacacagaCAAGTAACACACCCAGTAGCACTCAGTAACACACCCAGtaacacccagtaacacacccagtacacccagtaacacacccagcaacacccagtaacacacccagtagcactcagtaacacacccagtagcactcagtaacacacccagtagcactcagtaacacacccagtagcactcagtaacacacccagtaacacagccagtagcactcagtaacacactcagtaacacacccagtaacacacccagTAACAGACCAGTAACACAgaccagtaacactcccagtaacacagaCCAGTAACACACCCAGTAGCACTCAGTAacacacccagtaacacacccagtaacacagaccagtaacactcccagtaacacagaCCAGTAACACAGACCAGTAACAcccagtaatacacccagtaatACAAACCagcaacactcccagtaacactcccagtaacacagaccagtaacacccagtaatacacccagtaatACAAACCagcaacactcccagtaacactcccagtaacacagaccagtaacacccagtaatacacccagtaatACAAACCagcaacactcccagtaacacagaCCAGTAACACCCAGTAATACACCCACTAATACAAACCagcaacactcccagtaacactcccagtaacacagaccagtaacacccagtaatacacccagtaatACAAACCagcaacactcccagtaacacagaccagtaacactcccagtaacacagaCCAGTAACACACCCAGTAGCACTCAGTAacacacccagtaacacacccagtaacacagaccagtaacactcccagtaacacagaccagtaacactcccagtaacacagaCCAGTAACACACCCAGTAACACAgaccagtaacactcccagtaacacagaccagtaacacccagtaatacacccagtaacacaaaccagcaacactaacatctTGTCTATACAGGTTCTTGAGGAACGTCTTCATGTCTTGGTGGTctcctaacaccaccaacactgccaacatCAGCCAACCAGCCACAAAAGTCAGCCAACCAGCCACAAAAGTCAGCCAACCAGCCACAAAAGTCAGCCAACCAGCCACAAAAGTCAGCCAACCAGCCACAAAAGTCAGCCAACCAGCCACAAAAGTCAGCCAACCAGCCACAAAAGTCAGCCAAACAACTACCCAGgtccgtattattattattattattattattattattattattattattattactaaagaCAATcgctaaactcgtaagggtcaTGCAGTGTATATTCATTATAATTAATATATTCACGGGGGAACACTTATGTTATGAACATTATACAtgacctgaggaatggaagacaatcaggtttgattcagtgAAGAAGAAGGTGGCTCTAATtctgtggatcaagagcccttcaccggtgcCACACACATCTACCCTGGTGTCCTAACCACTAACTGTCATCATGGTACATTTGTATGACTGGCGAGAGAGTTTTAATATATAATTGTTAACTGATCGACATCTGGTGTACAATACGAGAAGACTTATAACGGAGTATTGTATGACCCTTTGGATTtagagtaacaataataataataataataataagagtaacaataataataataacaattgtagtaacaataataataataatttataagatTATTAATAATCTCATTTTTCAAGtagtggacaggtaagccagctgaaggcctcggtcagatgaccaaaagctgcagtaGCGGATCATTATATGACCTGCTACTGGTCAActatgtgactaagacccgcctcaGGACACACCTGTTTCGTAACcagtcttacctaacattattagtATGACCAAAGTCGTTATGTACATAAATAATCTTTAGAAACAAGTTTTATGTAATATATTCTGACGTTGTTTTTGACATTGTTGACACTTATAAGATGAACGAAAATAACAGAAGCATCATTATTATAGATACAGGTTACTCTGAACCTACacagtagaggttccactgctATCTGAAGGTTCAGTTTCCTTGCTAACTGTTACTATAGTGTTAACGTGTTAATAAACCTGTGCGCTGACAGCATGAcgaggaggaggtgctggtgaCGACGACGGTGCCACGGCAGGAGATGAACCAGctgagtgccaccaccaccatcagcaccaccaacaccaccagcaccacacaccacaacaaccaccaccagcccagGATTGTTGAGAAGGTGAGCAGGCAGGAAGTGAAGATGAAGTTACCACCAGGAGAAAGTGAGGCTACGAGTGAacctatacattattattattattattattattattattattattattattattattattattattattattattattattatatggaaGTAGTAAACCCGAATAAGTTTACTGCCTTGGCAACAGGAGACaatcttgattcaaagaattagacaattatatatatatatatatatatatatatatatatatatatatatatatatatatatatatatatatatatatatatatatatatatatatatatatatatacatgttatatatatatattacctggagtttacctggagagagttccgggggtcaacgcccccgcggcccggtctgtgaccaggcctcctggtggatcagagcctcatcaaccaggctgttactgctggctgcaagcaaacctacgtatgagccacagcccggctggtcaggaaccgacttttttatatatatatatatatatatatatatatatatatatatatatatatatatatatatatatatatatatatatatatatatatatatatatatatgtttctgaTTGCACTAGTTCGACGCTGGGTGCGTGGAGGACGCTGAGGGCAACTGTGTGGATGGTTCTCAAGAAGCAGCACCAGTCGTAGAGGACAAACAAGGAGCCTCCAAGTCATTCTTGAACAACTGGAAGACAGGTTATATCATCTTCATCATAATCTCCTTCTGGCTGACCATCATCATCGGTACACCTTACATCATCACCGGGGAGACCATCGCTAGGAGAGACGAGGAGGCCACCATCCTTGGTCTCATAGACCAGCAGGTACAGTggagacaatggtacacagtggcaCTCAGTAATGGAAGTGGTTCGGTTGAGCATACATGATACTATGATAGTCTTCTTGTCATCTCAGTGAGGTCAGGGGTTCATACTACTGATATATGCAACATTGTTCAACTTTTGCAAATATTGACGCAACTGCTGAAAAAAAAATTGGGTAACAGTGATTGTGTACGAAGACGTGCGGGACCCGGTTGCATCCTGGGTTCTAACATCTAACATTCTAACATCCTGGGTTGTATACTGCCTGGAAAATGGAAGGCAGTCAGGCTTTATCCGAGGGAGGCTAGGGTAGCTTCAGTTTTTGACTAGCCATTCTTCAGCACCAGGGAACACTTCCTGAAGGATACAACCCTGTTtatcccacacccatccttcgaGAGGTAGCCGCCCCATACCCAACCTTCGAGAGGTAaccgccccatacccatccttcggtagatggtcaccccatacccatccttcgaGAGGTAGTcgccccacacccatccttcggttgatggtcaccccatacccatccttcgagaggtagtcgccccatacccatccttcggtagatggtcaccccatacccatccttcgagaggtagtcgccccatacccatccttcggtagatggtcaccccatacccatccttcgaGAGGTAGTcgccccacacccatccttcggttgatggtcaccccatacccatccttcgagaggtagtcgccccatacccatccttcggtagatggtcaccccatacccatccttcgagaggtagtcgccccatacccatccttcggttgatggtcaccccatacccatccttcgaGAGGTAGTcgccccacacccatccttcggtagatagtcaccccatacccatccttcgagaggtagtcgccccatacccatccttcggttgatggtcaccccatacccatccttcgaGAGGTAGTcgccccacacccatccttcggtagtcaccccatacccatccttcgagaggtagtcgccccatacccatccttcggttgatggtcaccccatacccatccttcgaGAGGTAGTcgccccacacccatccttcggtagatagtcaccccatacccatccttcgaGAGGTAGTcgccccacacccatccttcggtagatagtcaccccatacctatccttcGAGAGGTAGTcgccccacacccatccttcggtagatagtcaccccatacccatccttcgaGAGGTAGTcgccccacacccatccttcggtagatagtcaccccatacctatccttcGAGAGGTAGTcgccccacacccatccttcggtagatagtcaccccatacccatccttcgaGAGGTAGTcgccccacacccatccttcggtagatagtcaccccatacccatccttcgagaggtagtcgccccatacccatccttcggtagatggtcaccccatacccatccttcgagaggtagtcaccccaaacCCATTCTTCGGGAGGCagtcactcccaaacccatctttTGGGCGGTAGTTCAAggattgcagaggtacataatgaggtCCAAGAGCTGGTCTCTACCGTTGTGCTAGCCAAGTAATTATATAAGTTTGGCGCTCTGTGTGAATGTAAAAATAATTTTTCTCCTGCGTGTGTTTTTGACATATGCTGTCGTACCGCAGGACGTGCTGCTGCTATTGTCGTGGCTGCTGGGGGAGGTGAGCAACGACAACTCCTGCCTGGAGAGGATAGTGTGCCTCACGCCTGAAAAATCCTCCAGATACATCACCGTCTCATCTATGATCTTCAACATTGCCAGTTTTCTGCGCAGGTCAGGCTGCTAGCGGCTCACAGGCCTACGTAGCTTTCACAACATAGGTGCCAGGGCACTACGAAGTAGTGATTCAGTTCGTCTTGAAAAATCTAACCccccttccttgttcttgctgttctGTAC contains:
- the LOC128685052 gene encoding uncharacterized protein gives rise to the protein MGVPTALLALVVVAVVVIQVPPTQAQLAFGPGGFSAPTINIASVFRFLRNVFMSWWSPNTTNTANISQPATKVSQPATKVSQPATKVSQPATKVSQPATKVSQPATKVSQPATKVSQTTTQHDEEEVLVTTTVPRQEMNQLSATTTISTTNTTSTTHHNNHHQPRIVEKFDAGCVEDAEGNCVDGSQEAAPVVEDKQGASKSFLNNWKTGYIIFIIISFWLTIIIGTPYIITGETIARRDEEATILGLIDQQDVLLLLSWLLGEVSNDNSCLERIVCLTPEKSSRYITVSSMIFNIASFLRRWVPYSPHYVERLQRLNEVTEDGFLQSCQNYSCPTVPEI